A single region of the Syngnathus acus chromosome 6, fSynAcu1.2, whole genome shotgun sequence genome encodes:
- the dhtkd1 gene encoding probable 2-oxoglutarate dehydrogenase E1 component DHKTD1, mitochondrial, with amino-acid sequence MSYAFVLKVSPKRPPLDMLGRVAGCCYHTERGVYGYRPKQRHREDKLLSDRIAHLNQDHGLARLVEAYRAHGHKLAKINPLLPQKPVLDSVPEISMLAGTLGGRLNTSGLRHLGKAEASAEEVRAYLEEAYCGHLSLETSQLSGAEEREWMADRFEELRTAAFSSDERRTLAELMLESQELDRFLATKFSTVKRYGGEGAESMMVFFHELFRHSAQSGVTDVVVGMPHRGRLNLLTGLLKFPPELMFRKMRGLSEFPDTSPATGDVLSHLTSSVDLDVGSGRRLHVTMLPNPSHLEAINPVVQGKTRARQQLHKEGDYSPHEHARPGDQVVCLQVHGDASFPGQGIVPETLTLSDLPHYRVGGSVHLIVNNQVGYTTPSDRGRSSLYCSDVGKMVNCAVIHVNGDQAEEVARATRLAVEYQRRFRKDVIVDLLCYRQWGHNELDEPFFTNPAMYKIIRSRKSVPDSYSDRLVSDGLMTEAERGRIKTDYYGSLNDKLANVDAYAPPAGNLRGRWGHLAEPQARLSSWDTGVPLELLRYVGAKSVDIPEHVRLHGHLAKTHAQARLQKLEEGTRLDWSTAEALALGSLLCQGFDVRLSGQDVGRGTFSQRHAMVVCQDTDDTFIPLNHLGPEQTGFLEVCNSPLSEEAVLGFEYGMSIARPDLLPIWEAQFGDFFNGAQIILDTFISGGEAKWLLQCGMAILLPHGYDGAGPEHSSCRVERFLQMCDSKEEGVDGDTINMAVVNPTTSAQYFHLLRRQMIRNFRKPLIVVGPKMLLRFPGAASSLTEMAPGTSFKPVLGDTSVAPENVQRVVLCSGKHYYALQKQRDAGDAAQRRSVALVRLEELCPFPLHALRVELDKYANAKEFVWSQEEPQNMGPWSFVAPRFEKQLACKLRLASRPALAAPAVGIGRIHNQQQEALLSATFS; translated from the exons ATGTCCTACGCCTTTGTGCTGAAAGTCTCCCCGAAGAGGCCGCCCCTCGACATGCTTGGCCGGGTCGCCGGCTGCTGTTACCACACCGAAAGAGGCGTTTATGGATACCGACCAAAACAGAGGCACCGTGAGGACAAGTTGCTGAGCGACCGCATCGCCCATTTAAATCAAG ATCACGGCCTGGCCCGTCTGGTGGAGGCTTACCGAGCACATGGACACAAACTGGCCAAAATTAACCCCCTGCTGCCCCAAAAGCCCGTCCTGGACAGCGTCCCTGAGATCAGCATGCTCGCGGGCACCCTCGGTGGCCGGCTCAACACCTCCG GGCTGCGTCACTTGGGCAAGGCGGAagcctcggccgaggaggtcCGGGCCTACCTGGAGGAGGCCTACTGCGGCCACCTGTCGTTGGAGACCAGTCAGCTGAGCGGCGCGGAGGAGAGGGAATGGATGGCCGACCGATTTGAGGAGCTCAGGACCGCCGCCTTCTCCTCGGACGAGAGGAGGACCCTGGCCGAGCTCATGCTGGAGTCGCAG GAATTGGACCGCTTTTTGGCCACCAAATTTTCCACGGTGAAACGCTACGGCGGAGAAGGAGCCGAGAGCATGATGGTCTTCTTCCACGAGCTCTTCCGGCACTCGGCCCAGTCCGGCGTCACCGACGTCGTCGTCGGCATGCCGCACCGAGGACGACTCAACCTCCTCACGGGCCTGCTCAAGTTCCCGCCGGAG CTGATGTTCCGGAAGATGCGCGGGCTGAGCGAGTTCCCCGACACGTCGCCCGCCACCGGGGACGTGCTGTCTCACCTGACGTCGTCGGTGGATTTGGACGTGGGCTCGGGGCGGCGCCTTCACGTCACCATGCTGCCCAACCCGTCCCACCTGGAGGCCATCAACCCCGTGGTTCAGGGCAAGACGCGGGCCCGGCAGCAGCTCCACAAGGAGGGCGACTACTCGCCCCACGAGCACGCCCGGCCCGGTGACCAAGTCGTCTGTTTGCAG GTCCACGGCGACGCCTCTTTCCCCGGCCAGGGGATCGTCCCGGAAACCTTGACCCTCTCCGACCTTCCTCACTACCGAGTCGGCGGCAGCGTCCACCTCATTGTCAACAACCAAGTGGGCTACACCACTCCGTCCGACAGGGGGAGATCCTCTTTGTACTGCAGCGACGTGG GTAAGATGGTCAACTGCGCCGTGATCCACGTCAACGGCGACCAAGCGGAGGAGGTGGCGCGAGCCACTCGGCTGGCTGTGGAATACCAGCGGCGCTTCAGGAAGGACGTCATCGTGGACCTGCTCTGCTACCGCCAGTGGGGCCACAACGAACTGGACGAACCTTTCTTCACCAACCCGGCCATGTACAAGATCATCCG CTCCCGTAAGAGCGTCCCCGACTCCTACTCGGACCGGCTCGTCTCCGATGGCTTGATGACGGAGGCCGAGCGCGGCCGGATCAAGACGGACTACTACGGCTCGCTCAACGACAAGCTGGCCAACGTGGACGCGTACGCCCCGCCCGCCGGCAACCTGCGGGGCCGCTGGGGGCACCTGGCCGAGCCCCAGGCCCGGCTCAGCTCCTGGGATACGGGCGTCCCCCTCGAGCTGCTGCGCTACGTCGGCGCCAAGTCCGTGGACATCCCCGAGCACGTCCGCTTGCACGGCCACCTGGCCAAGACCCACGCGCAG GCCCGACTCCAGAAGCTGGAAGAGGGGACCAGACTGGACTGGTCCACGGCAGAGGCTTTGGCTTTGGGCTCGCTGCTTTGCCAAG GCTTTGACGTCCGTCTGAGCGGGCAGGACGTGGGCCGCGGCACCTTCAGTCAGCGCCACGCCATGGTGGTGTGCCAGGACACCGACGACACCTTCATCCCGCTCAACCACCTGGGCCCCGAGCAGACGGGCTTCCTGGAA GTGTGCAACAGCCCGCTGTCCGAGGAGGCCGTGCTCGGCTTCGAGTACGGCATGAGCATCGCCCGGCCTGACCTCTTGCCCATCTGGGAAGCTCAGTTTGGAGACTTCTTCAACGGCGCTCAGATCATCTTGGACACGTTCATCTCCGGAG GCGAGGCCAAGTGGCTGCTCCAGTGCGGGATGGCCATCCTCTTGCCCCATGGCTACGACGGAGCCGGGCCCGAGCACTCCTCTTGTCGCGTGGAGCGCTTCCTGCAG ATGTGCGACAGTAAGGAGGAGGGCGTGGATGGTGATACGATCAACATGGCCGTGGTCAATCCCACCACGTCGGCGCAGTATTTCCACCTGCTCAGGCGGCAGATGATCCGCAACTTCCGCAAGCCGCTCATCGTGGTCGGCCCAAAGATGCTGCTTCGATTTCCC GGGGCCGCATCCAGCTTGACAGAAATGGCGCCGGGGACGTCCTTCAAACCAGTGTTGGGGGATACGTCGGTCGCGCCCGAAAA TGTCCAGAGGGTGGTGCTGTGCTCGGGGAAGCACTACTACGCCTTGCAGAAGCAGAGGGACGCCGGCGACGCGGCCCAGCGCCGCTCGGTGGCGCTGGTCCGCTTGGAGGAGCTGTGTCCTTTCCCGCTGCACGCACTCCGCGTGGAACTGGACAAGTACGCCAACGCCAAAG AGTTCGTCTGGAGTCAGGAGGAGCCTCAGAACATGGGCCCGTGGTCTTTTGTGGCCCCCAGGTTTGAGAAGCAGCTGGCCTGCAAG CTGCGCCTGGCGAGCCGCCCCGCGCTGGCCGCCCCCGCCGTGGGCATCGGCAGGATCCACAATCAGCAGCAAGAGGCCCTCCTCAGTGCTACCTTCTCTTAA
- the LOC119124174 gene encoding CUGBP Elav-like family member 2 isoform X1, which produces MLEHSSELALVQSLYANSMRCPPVVRSEELPMSNGMKMNGSSEHLDQPDPDSIKMFVGQIPRSWSETELKELFEPFGAVHQINILRDRTQNPPQSKGCCFVTFYTRKAALDAQNALHNIKTLSGMHHPIQMKPADSEKTSAVEDRKLFIGMVSKKYGENEVRMMFSSFGQLEECRILRGPDGQSRGCAFVTFATRAMAQNAIKTMHHSQTMEGCSSPLVVKFADTQRDKEQRRLQQQLVQQIQQLNSASTWGNLAGLGSLTPQYLALLQQAASTSNQSSFNSMQRLGVNPLQLQNLATLAAAAAAAQSSASPTSSAGLSAATGALGALASPAGSTVGSGASAAAMNTLASLGTLQGLTGASVGLGNLNALAGGGMGALNGGLGSSMVNGSAATSMDALSQAYSGMQQYAASALPSLYPQPLLQQSIPGHQKEGPEGANLFIYHLPQEFGDQDLLQMFMPFGNVVSAKVFIDKQTNLSKCFGFVSYDNPVSAQAAIQAMNGFQIGMKRLKVQLKRSKNDSKPY; this is translated from the exons CAACGGCATGAAGATGAACGGGTCGTCGGAACACTTGGATCAGCCGGACCCGGATTCCATCAAGATGTTTGTGGGGCAGATCCCTCGCTCCTGGTCAGAAACGGAACTCAAGGAGCTTTTTGAGCCTTTTGGAGCCGTGCACCAGATCAACATCCTCCGCGATCGCACGCAGAACCCCCCTCAGAGCAAAG GATGctgttttgtaactttttatACAAGAAAAGCTGCGCTGGATGCCCAGAACGCCCTGCACAACATCAAGACCTTAAGTGGG ATGCATCATCCCATCCAGATGAAACCAGCCGACAGTGAGAAAACCAGCG CCGTGGAAGACAGAAAACTCTTCATCGGAATGGTTTCCAAGAAATACGGCGAGAACGAGGTCAGGATGATGTTCTCGTCCTTCGGCCAGCTGGAGGAGTGCCGAATCCTGCGCGGACCCGACGGGCAGAGCCGAG GCTGTGCGTTTGTCACATTTGCTACCAGGGCAATGGCACAGAATGCAATCAAAACCATGCATCACTCTCAGACTATGGAG ggCTGCTCTTCGCCTCTGGTGGTGAAGTTTGCCGACACGCAGCGGGATAAGGAGCAGCGTCGTCTGCAGCAGCAACTGGTGCAGCAGATCCAGCAGCTCAACAGCGCCTCCACATGGGGGAACCTGGCCGGCTTGGGCAGCCTCACGCCTCAATACCTGGCC CTCCTGCAGCAGGCGGCTTCCACAAGCAACCAGAGCAGCTTCAACAGCATGCAGCGGCTTG GGGTGAACCCTCTCCAGCTGCAGAATTTGGCCACATTAgccgcggcggcggccgccgcGCAGAGTTCTGCCAGTCCCACCTCGTCCGCCGGCCTGTCGGCCGCCACCGGTGCGCTCGGAGCTCTGGCCAGCCCAG CCGGCTCGACGGTGGGTTCCGGTGCCAGCGCCGCCGCCATGAACACCTTGGCGTCTCTGGGTACATTGCAGGGTCTCACCGGGGCCTCCGTCGGCCTCGGCAACCTCAACGCTCTCGCCGGCGGCG GCATGGGGGCCCTGAACGGCGGCCTGGGCTCATCCATGGTCAACGGCTCGGCGGCCACGTCCATGGACGCGCTGAGCCAGGCCTACTCGGGGATGCAGCAGTACGCCGCCTCGGCCCTGCCCTCGCTCTACCCCCAGCCGCTCCTGCAGCAGAGCATCCCCGGCCACCAGAAGGAAG GGCCCGAGGGCGCCAACCTCTTCATCTACCACCTGCCGCAGGAGTTTGGCGACCAGGACCTTCTGCAAATGTTCATGCCCTTTGGGAACGTGGTTTCGGCCAAAGTCTTCATCGACAAACAGACCAATTTGAGCAAGTGCTTTG GCTTCGTCAGCTACGACAATCCCGTCTCTGCGCAAGCTGCCATCCAGGCCATGAACGGCTTCCAGATTGGAATGAAGCGGCTGAAGGTTCAGCTGAAGCGTTCCAAGAACGACAGCAAGCCCTACTGa
- the LOC119124174 gene encoding CUGBP Elav-like family member 2 isoform X2 codes for MTSTSYSLDYLPLTDSRLMAAGDTINGMKMNGSSEHLDQPDPDSIKMFVGQIPRSWSETELKELFEPFGAVHQINILRDRTQNPPQSKGCCFVTFYTRKAALDAQNALHNIKTLSGMHHPIQMKPADSEKTSAVEDRKLFIGMVSKKYGENEVRMMFSSFGQLEECRILRGPDGQSRGCAFVTFATRAMAQNAIKTMHHSQTMEGCSSPLVVKFADTQRDKEQRRLQQQLVQQIQQLNSASTWGNLAGLGSLTPQYLALLQQAASTSNQSSFNSMQRLGVNPLQLQNLATLAAAAAAAQSSASPTSSAGLSAATGALGALASPAGSTVGSGASAAAMNTLASLGTLQGLTGASVGLGNLNALAGGGMGALNGGLGSSMVNGSAATSMDALSQAYSGMQQYAASALPSLYPQPLLQQSIPGHQKEGPEGANLFIYHLPQEFGDQDLLQMFMPFGNVVSAKVFIDKQTNLSKCFGFVSYDNPVSAQAAIQAMNGFQIGMKRLKVQLKRSKNDSKPY; via the exons CAACGGCATGAAGATGAACGGGTCGTCGGAACACTTGGATCAGCCGGACCCGGATTCCATCAAGATGTTTGTGGGGCAGATCCCTCGCTCCTGGTCAGAAACGGAACTCAAGGAGCTTTTTGAGCCTTTTGGAGCCGTGCACCAGATCAACATCCTCCGCGATCGCACGCAGAACCCCCCTCAGAGCAAAG GATGctgttttgtaactttttatACAAGAAAAGCTGCGCTGGATGCCCAGAACGCCCTGCACAACATCAAGACCTTAAGTGGG ATGCATCATCCCATCCAGATGAAACCAGCCGACAGTGAGAAAACCAGCG CCGTGGAAGACAGAAAACTCTTCATCGGAATGGTTTCCAAGAAATACGGCGAGAACGAGGTCAGGATGATGTTCTCGTCCTTCGGCCAGCTGGAGGAGTGCCGAATCCTGCGCGGACCCGACGGGCAGAGCCGAG GCTGTGCGTTTGTCACATTTGCTACCAGGGCAATGGCACAGAATGCAATCAAAACCATGCATCACTCTCAGACTATGGAG ggCTGCTCTTCGCCTCTGGTGGTGAAGTTTGCCGACACGCAGCGGGATAAGGAGCAGCGTCGTCTGCAGCAGCAACTGGTGCAGCAGATCCAGCAGCTCAACAGCGCCTCCACATGGGGGAACCTGGCCGGCTTGGGCAGCCTCACGCCTCAATACCTGGCC CTCCTGCAGCAGGCGGCTTCCACAAGCAACCAGAGCAGCTTCAACAGCATGCAGCGGCTTG GGGTGAACCCTCTCCAGCTGCAGAATTTGGCCACATTAgccgcggcggcggccgccgcGCAGAGTTCTGCCAGTCCCACCTCGTCCGCCGGCCTGTCGGCCGCCACCGGTGCGCTCGGAGCTCTGGCCAGCCCAG CCGGCTCGACGGTGGGTTCCGGTGCCAGCGCCGCCGCCATGAACACCTTGGCGTCTCTGGGTACATTGCAGGGTCTCACCGGGGCCTCCGTCGGCCTCGGCAACCTCAACGCTCTCGCCGGCGGCG GCATGGGGGCCCTGAACGGCGGCCTGGGCTCATCCATGGTCAACGGCTCGGCGGCCACGTCCATGGACGCGCTGAGCCAGGCCTACTCGGGGATGCAGCAGTACGCCGCCTCGGCCCTGCCCTCGCTCTACCCCCAGCCGCTCCTGCAGCAGAGCATCCCCGGCCACCAGAAGGAAG GGCCCGAGGGCGCCAACCTCTTCATCTACCACCTGCCGCAGGAGTTTGGCGACCAGGACCTTCTGCAAATGTTCATGCCCTTTGGGAACGTGGTTTCGGCCAAAGTCTTCATCGACAAACAGACCAATTTGAGCAAGTGCTTTG GCTTCGTCAGCTACGACAATCCCGTCTCTGCGCAAGCTGCCATCCAGGCCATGAACGGCTTCCAGATTGGAATGAAGCGGCTGAAGGTTCAGCTGAAGCGTTCCAAGAACGACAGCAAGCCCTACTGa